A DNA window from Microcystis aeruginosa NIES-843 contains the following coding sequences:
- a CDS encoding type II toxin-antitoxin system HicA family toxin, with translation MSKLPSVSGKDCIKVLEKVGFYQKRRESSHVILRRDNPFSQVVVPDHPKLAKGTLRSIIRDAELSVDQFITLL, from the coding sequence GTGAGTAAGCTACCGAGTGTTTCAGGCAAGGACTGTATTAAGGTGCTGGAGAAAGTCGGCTTTTACCAAAAACGACGAGAAAGCAGTCACGTTATTCTTCGTCGAGATAACCCATTTTCTCAGGTTGTTGTCCCAGATCACCCCAAACTGGCAAAGGGAACTTTGCGTTCAATTATTAGAGACGCCGAGTTGAGCGTGGATCAGTTTATTACCTTATTATAA
- a CDS encoding DUF427 domain-containing protein has protein sequence MFRPQPIPAKAGQESVWDYPRPPRLELSPKHLKIIFNGVIIADTKSSYRVLETSHPPVYYLPPQDIKMEYLQATAEKSFCEWKGLAGYYNITVGDQQAINAAWYYPDPTPEFQAIKNYLAFYPAKMTACYADGELVQPQPGNFYGGWITSDVVGPFKGVPNSWGW, from the coding sequence ATGTTTCGTCCCCAACCGATACCAGCAAAAGCAGGACAGGAATCCGTCTGGGATTATCCGCGTCCCCCGCGCCTAGAATTATCGCCTAAACACCTAAAAATCATCTTTAATGGGGTGATAATTGCCGATACTAAAAGCAGTTATCGAGTTCTAGAAACCAGTCATCCCCCAGTTTATTATCTACCGCCCCAAGATATTAAAATGGAATACCTGCAAGCCACAGCAGAAAAGTCTTTTTGTGAGTGGAAAGGTCTAGCGGGATATTACAATATCACTGTTGGCGACCAACAGGCAATTAACGCCGCTTGGTATTATCCGGACCCGACACCAGAGTTTCAGGCAATTAAGAATTATCTGGCTTTTTATCCTGCCAAAATGACCGCTTGTTATGCCGACGGTGAATTAGTACAACCGCAACCGGGCAACTTTTACGGGGGATGGATAACCTCCGATGTGGTTGGTCCATTTAAAGGCGTTCCCAATAGTTGGGGCTGGTAA
- a CDS encoding DUF6737 family protein, whose protein sequence is MSNSKSSSVWDHKPRWCQPWSILLTGITLIAGCWFLTQRIWLTLLLSIPILLWWFVFLILYPRTLQQQLNTERIGESID, encoded by the coding sequence ATGTCCAACTCGAAATCTAGTAGCGTTTGGGACCACAAACCCCGTTGGTGTCAACCTTGGTCGATTCTGTTGACAGGAATTACCCTGATTGCTGGCTGTTGGTTTTTAACCCAGCGTATCTGGTTAACTCTACTCCTATCTATTCCCATACTCCTGTGGTGGTTTGTCTTCCTAATTCTTTATCCAAGGACGCTGCAGCAACAGTTAAACACAGAAAGAATCGGGGAAAGCATTGATTAA
- a CDS encoding SRPBCC family protein: MSSCQVFEQSIQIKASATTVERCITDLELMRRWLNPVLVCEPIGDWKTDIGGRSRFLIQIPLIQPTLKSTVIEREPGLIVWQFEGFFRGCDRWECQPNDGGTCLINRFEFAIPNPVVGWGFQQFAAKWTKKDMEAQLRRLKRVAEEIYLLSATS, encoded by the coding sequence ATGTCATCTTGTCAAGTATTTGAACAATCAATTCAGATTAAAGCTAGTGCCACGACGGTGGAGCGTTGTATCACGGATTTAGAGTTAATGCGTCGTTGGTTGAATCCGGTGTTAGTTTGTGAACCTATCGGCGATTGGAAGACCGATATCGGTGGGAGAAGTCGTTTTTTGATTCAAATCCCCCTAATTCAGCCAACGCTGAAAAGTACGGTGATTGAGAGGGAACCGGGGTTAATTGTCTGGCAATTTGAAGGCTTTTTTCGCGGTTGCGATCGCTGGGAATGTCAACCCAATGATGGCGGCACTTGTTTAATCAATCGTTTTGAGTTTGCGATTCCTAATCCGGTTGTGGGGTGGGGATTCCAGCAATTCGCCGCCAAATGGACTAAAAAGGATATGGAAGCGCAATTAAGACGCTTAAAACGAGTAGCCGAGGAAATTTATCTACTTTCAGCAACAAGTTAA
- a CDS encoding 4-hydroxybenzoate solanesyltransferase produces MTISQPDLEPTWMTIIRLLRWDKPAGRLILMIPALWAVFLAADGVPPLPLIGVIVLGTLATSAAGCVVNDLWDRDIDPQVDRTRNRPLAARALSIKVGLIIALIAFFCAAILALYLNFLSFCLCLAAVPLIICYPLAKRFFPVPQLVLSLAWGFAVLICWSAVTGSLNSNTFILWGAVIFWTLAFDTIYALSDREDDLKVGINSSAIFFGKYAPEAVGVFFALTVGLLAWEGQKMQLSAFFWLGLGLSVIAWWRQYRLLRQSDLPKPVYGQMFGQNVWVGFILLAAMIGGSLY; encoded by the coding sequence ATGACTATATCCCAACCCGATCTAGAACCCACTTGGATGACGATTATTCGCCTCTTGCGCTGGGATAAACCCGCAGGTAGGTTAATTTTGATGATTCCCGCTTTATGGGCGGTATTTTTGGCGGCAGACGGTGTGCCACCGCTACCCTTGATCGGGGTGATCGTTTTGGGAACTTTGGCCACTAGCGCCGCCGGCTGTGTGGTTAACGATCTTTGGGATCGGGATATCGATCCACAAGTCGATCGCACTCGTAACCGTCCTTTAGCGGCCAGAGCTTTATCGATCAAGGTTGGTTTGATTATCGCTCTGATTGCTTTCTTTTGCGCCGCAATTTTAGCTTTATATCTGAATTTCCTGAGTTTTTGCCTATGTTTAGCCGCCGTTCCCCTGATTATCTGCTATCCTCTCGCCAAGCGTTTTTTTCCTGTACCCCAATTGGTTCTTTCTCTCGCTTGGGGTTTTGCGGTTTTAATCTGTTGGAGTGCCGTCACCGGGTCGTTAAATAGTAATACATTTATATTATGGGGAGCGGTGATTTTTTGGACATTGGCATTTGATACAATTTATGCTCTGTCCGATCGAGAGGATGATCTCAAGGTTGGTATTAACTCTAGTGCCATATTTTTCGGCAAATACGCCCCGGAAGCCGTGGGGGTCTTTTTTGCCCTAACAGTGGGTTTATTGGCTTGGGAGGGGCAAAAAATGCAGTTATCAGCCTTTTTTTGGCTAGGGTTGGGTCTATCGGTGATCGCTTGGTGGCGTCAATACCGGCTGTTACGTCAATCGGATTTACCCAAACCAGTTTATGGTCAAATGTTCGGTCAAAATGTTTGGGTCGGTTTTATTTTATTAGCGGCTATGATTGGGGGAAGTTTGTATTAA
- a CDS encoding DUF1499 domain-containing protein, with product MTETPNTVKKSFRLTPFIFLGILLIWLGIRLIAPDSVSLFAGTRPDYLGVREGKLAPCPVTPNCVSSQSQDQAHAIEPLSYQGSGEKAIEQLAKIIASQPRTKIINQDSNYLYAEFSSQWMGFVDDVEFSLNPSKNAIDVRSASRLGESDLNVNRERVETLRKLFSVISNQ from the coding sequence ATGACTGAAACTCCCAACACGGTGAAAAAATCTTTCCGGCTAACCCCGTTTATTTTCCTAGGAATACTGCTCATTTGGCTAGGAATTAGGTTAATCGCTCCCGATAGCGTCAGTTTATTCGCCGGTACTCGTCCCGATTATTTGGGAGTCAGGGAAGGTAAACTGGCTCCTTGTCCGGTCACTCCTAATTGTGTTAGTAGTCAGAGTCAGGATCAGGCTCATGCGATCGAACCCCTTAGTTATCAGGGTAGCGGTGAAAAAGCGATCGAGCAATTAGCTAAAATTATCGCCTCCCAACCGAGAACTAAAATTATTAACCAAGATAGTAACTATCTCTACGCCGAATTTAGCAGTCAATGGATGGGATTTGTCGATGATGTGGAATTTTCTCTTAATCCTAGCAAAAATGCGATCGATGTTCGCTCGGCCTCCCGGTTAGGAGAATCGGATTTAAATGTCAATCGAGAACGAGTGGAAACCCTGAGAAAACTCTTTTCAGTGATCAGTAATCAGTAA
- a CDS encoding phycocyanobilin:ferredoxin oxidoreductase, with protein MIAVTTPEILPLLHPLIGQLATAILSHWENYLDLSPFELPEGLGYVEGRLEGEKLIIENRCYQTPQFRKMHLELAKLGNGLDILHCVMFPRPEYPLPMFGCDIVSGKAGISAAIVDLSPTSGDKTLPSAYNQALAALPGADFAQARDLPPWGHIFSQYCLFIRPETAAEERQFLQRVTDFLTIHCKCARESQPLSGEEARIYLQGQRDYCSQQQKNDKTRRVLEKAFGWEWAERYMTGVLFDLPD; from the coding sequence ATGATAGCCGTTACCACGCCTGAAATTTTACCGTTACTTCATCCCCTGATTGGACAATTAGCCACGGCAATTCTGTCCCACTGGGAAAATTATCTTGATTTGTCGCCCTTTGAGTTGCCGGAAGGTTTAGGCTATGTGGAGGGACGTTTAGAAGGGGAAAAATTAATTATCGAGAATCGCTGCTATCAAACTCCCCAGTTCCGCAAAATGCACCTAGAATTGGCTAAACTGGGCAATGGTTTGGATATTCTCCACTGTGTCATGTTCCCCCGTCCAGAATATCCGCTGCCGATGTTCGGATGTGATATAGTCTCCGGCAAAGCGGGAATCAGTGCCGCTATTGTGGATCTTTCTCCCACCAGTGGCGATAAAACTCTCCCTAGTGCCTATAATCAAGCTTTAGCGGCTCTACCTGGGGCTGATTTCGCCCAAGCTCGTGATTTACCGCCTTGGGGTCATATTTTCTCCCAATATTGTCTGTTTATTCGTCCCGAAACCGCCGCCGAGGAACGACAATTTTTACAAAGAGTTACAGATTTCTTGACAATTCACTGCAAATGTGCTAGGGAAAGTCAGCCTCTTTCTGGGGAAGAAGCGCGCATTTATTTACAGGGACAACGGGATTATTGTAGTCAACAGCAAAAAAACGATAAAACTCGGCGTGTACTAGAAAAAGCCTTTGGTTGGGAATGGGCAGAGCGTTATATGACAGGTGTTCTCTTCGATTTACCCGATTAA
- the ndhD1 gene encoding photosynthetic/respiratory NAD(P)H-quinone oxidoreductase subunit D1, translating to MNLTNFPWLTAIILFPIVAALLVPIIPDKDGKTVRWFALTVGLIDFALIIYAFYSSYDFANPNLQLVESYQWLPEIDLRWSLGADGLSMPLIILTGFITTLAILAAWPVTFKPKLFYFLMLLMYGGQIAVFAVQDLLLFFLVWELELVPVYLILSIWGGKRRLYAATKFILYTAGGSLFILVAALTMAFYGDTVSFDMVTIAGKDFPLKLQLFLYAGFLIAYGVKLPIFPLHTWLPDAHGEATAPAHMLLAGILLKMGGYALLRMNMGMLPDAHAVFAPVLVILGVVNIIYAALTSFAQRNLKRKIAYSSISHMGFVLIGMASFTDIGTSGAMLQMISHGLIGASLFFMVGCTYDRTHTLMLDEMGGVGKKMKKVFAMWTTCSLASLALPGMSGFVAELMVFIGFATSDAYSPTFRVIIVFLAAIGVILTPIYLLSMLREILYGPENKELEEHHALVDAEPREVFIIASLLVPIIGIGLYPKVATTIYDATTNKLTALVRNSVPSLVQQAKAKTPSFSLYSLKAPEI from the coding sequence ATGAATCTAACGAACTTTCCTTGGTTAACTGCCATCATCCTTTTTCCCATCGTCGCCGCTTTATTGGTTCCCATAATTCCCGATAAAGACGGTAAAACCGTGAGATGGTTTGCTCTGACGGTGGGATTAATCGACTTTGCCCTAATTATCTACGCTTTCTATAGCAGTTACGATTTCGCTAATCCCAATCTGCAATTAGTGGAAAGTTACCAATGGTTGCCCGAAATTGACCTAAGATGGTCCTTAGGAGCCGATGGCCTCTCCATGCCTCTGATTATCTTAACGGGATTTATCACCACTCTGGCTATCTTAGCGGCTTGGCCGGTGACTTTTAAACCGAAACTATTCTACTTCCTAATGCTGTTGATGTACGGGGGACAGATTGCGGTGTTTGCCGTACAGGATCTGTTACTGTTCTTCCTCGTCTGGGAATTAGAATTAGTCCCCGTCTATCTGATCCTCTCCATTTGGGGCGGTAAACGCCGTCTCTACGCGGCCACCAAATTTATCCTTTACACCGCCGGAGGCTCTCTATTTATCCTTGTAGCGGCGCTGACGATGGCTTTTTATGGCGATACCGTCTCCTTTGACATGGTGACTATTGCTGGCAAGGATTTCCCCCTGAAACTGCAATTATTCCTCTACGCTGGTTTTCTGATTGCCTACGGGGTAAAACTGCCGATTTTCCCCCTCCATACTTGGCTACCAGATGCCCACGGCGAAGCCACTGCCCCCGCCCATATGTTACTAGCGGGAATTTTGCTTAAAATGGGTGGTTATGCGCTCTTACGGATGAATATGGGGATGTTACCCGATGCTCACGCCGTTTTCGCCCCCGTTTTGGTGATTTTAGGGGTAGTTAATATTATCTACGCCGCCTTAACCTCCTTTGCCCAACGCAATCTTAAGCGCAAAATTGCCTATTCTTCCATCTCTCACATGGGATTTGTCTTGATTGGTATGGCTTCCTTTACCGATATTGGCACAAGTGGGGCGATGTTACAGATGATTTCCCACGGACTGATTGGGGCGAGTTTATTCTTTATGGTCGGTTGTACCTACGATCGCACCCATACCCTGATGTTAGACGAGATGGGCGGTGTCGGCAAGAAAATGAAGAAAGTTTTTGCCATGTGGACTACCTGTTCCCTCGCTTCCCTGGCTTTGCCCGGGATGAGCGGTTTTGTGGCGGAATTAATGGTATTTATCGGTTTTGCCACCAGTGATGCCTATAGTCCCACTTTCCGCGTCATCATCGTCTTTTTAGCGGCTATCGGTGTCATTCTCACCCCGATTTATCTCTTGTCCATGTTGCGAGAAATTCTCTACGGGCCGGAAAATAAGGAATTAGAAGAACACCATGCCCTAGTGGATGCGGAACCCCGGGAAGTCTTTATCATCGCTTCTCTATTAGTGCCAATTATCGGCATTGGACTCTATCCCAAAGTGGCGACGACGATTTACGATGCTACTACCAATAAATTAACCGCCCTAGTGCGTAATTCTGTCCCCAGTTTAGTGCAACAGGCAAAGGCAAAAACCCCCAGTTTCTCCCTTTATTCCCTAAAAGCCCCCGAAATCTAA
- a CDS encoding type II toxin-antitoxin system HicB family antitoxin, with amino-acid sequence MRQVIVYRDEDGYWIVECPSLKGCVSQGKTKEEALINIKEAIAGYIAALAEDGLPIPEDTLETFLAVV; translated from the coding sequence ATGAGGCAAGTCATTGTATATCGAGACGAAGACGGCTATTGGATTGTGGAGTGTCCAAGTCTCAAAGGCTGTGTTAGTCAGGGAAAAACGAAAGAAGAAGCCTTGATTAATATAAAAGAGGCGATTGCCGGTTATATTGCGGCTTTAGCGGAAGACGGACTGCCGATTCCAGAGGATACATTGGAAACATTTCTGGCGGTTGTGTGA
- a CDS encoding transglutaminase TgpA family protein, whose protein sequence is MVSSATRPRPSLKTLWQKIESSPLPETEESIILRILVQALVIVGIIATDVATDSYTSIWAVPLSIIGGIWSWRRRKKRNIGAKFCIAIGMLVVLALFLGDIVAMQDSRIALTQLLIQLQILHSFDLPRRKDLGYSMVIGLILLGVAGTISQTLAFAPWLILFLLLSLPTLVLDYRSRLGLDNLNQSLPFFSRKSPRLATKKLVSPPNSPLSPKRFGIFFLTILLLGLTIFALMPRFPGYQIQSFPVNSPGGMENQDFEQGDRQIVNPGYVREGETGNGGVNGGNSPTTGSGQLDSTFYYGFNPQINQNLRGSMTPQTVMRVRSQAPGFWRAMAFDRYTGQGWQISRDQEVEDLNRSSWSYRFFVPLPATQAKTHQVVQTYSIVSSLPNIIPALTSPQFLFFPTRQVSLDRENSLRSPGGLAEGLTYTVISQVPERNRSQLRSAPETYPKSILKHYLQIPAEIAPKVRRKTEELLAKSPTPLTSPYEKALYLAQALKQNYELKADLPFLAENEDLVSAFLFRFQGGYADHFSTVLTIMLRSIGIPARLATGFAPGQFNPFTGFYVVQNTDAYAITEVFFPGYGWYNFDPIPGHELIPPSFEQAEPFSVLKQFWQWVAGWLPSPVTGFLGLIWENVIVTIGQLLAWLWRFISGSLLGGILGGLVGVVFAYAGWLGWGQFHRWRRGRRLAKLPPIERLYQQMLGILTEAGYGKHPAQTPLEYAAAARRVQPPPVANIIEEIARAYVDWRYGGKSANIERLRQRFRELPKLVKK, encoded by the coding sequence ATGGTTAGCAGTGCCACTCGTCCAAGACCTTCCTTAAAAACCCTCTGGCAAAAGATAGAATCTTCTCCCTTGCCGGAAACCGAGGAATCGATTATTTTAAGAATTCTGGTGCAAGCTTTAGTAATCGTCGGTATTATCGCCACCGATGTGGCTACTGATAGTTATACCAGTATTTGGGCCGTTCCTCTCAGTATTATCGGCGGAATCTGGAGTTGGCGACGCAGGAAAAAGCGCAATATCGGGGCAAAATTTTGTATAGCGATCGGAATGTTGGTAGTGTTGGCGCTATTCTTGGGTGATATAGTTGCGATGCAGGATAGTCGCATTGCCCTAACACAATTATTAATTCAACTGCAAATTCTCCATAGTTTTGACCTGCCCCGACGCAAAGATTTAGGTTATTCTATGGTAATCGGTTTAATTCTCTTGGGAGTCGCCGGGACAATCTCCCAAACCCTCGCTTTTGCGCCTTGGTTAATCCTCTTTCTGCTTTTATCCCTACCTACCCTAGTTTTAGACTACCGTTCTCGTTTAGGTTTAGATAATCTCAATCAGAGTCTCCCTTTCTTCTCAAGGAAATCCCCGCGTCTAGCCACAAAAAAATTAGTTTCCCCGCCAAATTCCCCCCTTTCTCCCAAACGTTTTGGGATTTTCTTTCTGACAATTCTCCTCTTGGGATTGACAATTTTTGCCCTGATGCCGCGTTTTCCGGGTTATCAAATTCAATCTTTTCCCGTCAATAGTCCAGGAGGTATGGAAAATCAGGATTTTGAACAGGGAGACAGACAAATCGTTAACCCCGGCTATGTGCGCGAGGGTGAAACGGGGAATGGTGGCGTAAATGGCGGTAATAGTCCCACTACAGGGTCAGGACAGTTAGATTCCACCTTTTATTACGGTTTTAACCCCCAAATCAACCAAAATTTGCGGGGAAGTATGACTCCCCAGACAGTCATGCGGGTACGTTCCCAAGCCCCCGGATTCTGGCGGGCTATGGCCTTTGATCGCTATACTGGTCAAGGGTGGCAAATCTCGCGAGATCAAGAAGTGGAGGATTTAAATCGCAGTAGTTGGTCCTATCGCTTTTTTGTGCCGCTACCTGCAACCCAAGCCAAAACCCATCAGGTAGTCCAAACTTACAGCATTGTCTCCAGTTTACCGAATATTATCCCCGCTCTTACTTCGCCTCAGTTTCTCTTTTTTCCTACCCGACAGGTATCTTTAGACCGAGAAAATAGCTTAAGGTCGCCGGGGGGGTTAGCGGAAGGGCTAACTTATACTGTAATCTCACAAGTGCCGGAACGCAATCGCAGCCAACTGCGATCGGCACCAGAAACCTACCCTAAGTCTATTCTCAAGCATTATTTACAAATTCCTGCCGAAATTGCCCCGAAAGTCCGCCGAAAAACCGAGGAATTGCTGGCAAAATCTCCCACACCGTTAACCTCTCCCTACGAGAAGGCCCTATATTTAGCCCAAGCATTGAAGCAAAACTACGAATTAAAAGCCGATTTGCCCTTTTTAGCCGAAAATGAGGATTTAGTCTCGGCCTTTTTGTTTCGTTTTCAGGGGGGTTACGCCGATCATTTTTCCACCGTGTTAACGATTATGTTACGCTCGATCGGTATTCCTGCCCGATTAGCCACCGGTTTTGCTCCTGGCCAGTTTAATCCTTTCACTGGCTTTTATGTTGTCCAAAATACGGACGCTTACGCCATCACAGAGGTGTTTTTCCCCGGTTACGGTTGGTACAATTTCGATCCTATCCCGGGCCACGAATTAATTCCCCCATCCTTTGAGCAAGCGGAACCTTTTAGCGTCCTCAAGCAATTTTGGCAATGGGTAGCCGGATGGTTGCCCTCCCCAGTAACGGGTTTTCTCGGTCTGATTTGGGAAAATGTTATCGTTACTATCGGTCAGTTATTGGCCTGGTTATGGCGCTTTATTTCCGGCAGTCTTTTAGGGGGAATTCTCGGCGGTTTAGTCGGGGTCGTCTTCGCTTACGCTGGTTGGTTAGGATGGGGACAGTTCCATCGTTGGCGTCGGGGTCGCCGGTTAGCAAAACTACCACCAATCGAGCGTTTATACCAGCAAATGTTAGGAATCTTAACAGAAGCCGGTTATGGCAAACATCCCGCTCAAACCCCTTTAGAATACGCCGCCGCCGCCCGCCGCGTCCAACCGCCGCCAGTGGCGAATATTATCGAGGAGATTGCTCGCGCCTACGTTGATTGGCGTTATGGCGGGAAATCGGCTAATATTGAGAGATTACGCCAACGTTTTCGAGAGTTGCCCAAGCTAGTGAAAAAGTGA